A single genomic interval of Lactococcus sp. S-13 harbors:
- a CDS encoding lectin-like domain-containing protein: protein MNPSLTKKENKNRRRAKIFVGFLVSTSILGGISLVPIYDGKNIVFAASQIGSELPTLQTGEKIDSATHDYNSADISNGDSWTTAGTASPTSPNQLFSTTLVNNSLSSAGFALFKGTLDMTKPVSFSGNFQIQGTSLEVGDSLGFILTPLDVSSIQTGQTGSRLGLGGLANSTFLGRDLYYNTGGSGDIFDENPTNAWFSGASNAVVIRSTDSTGNLEYSDGKTGSYPVASAPDKGVDGNINETMGFEWTPTATDSSGVTGILKYTLIPADGSPSVSLEKTMTVASSLSLGVIGATGGNTGVLTYSNNGSTFTASKGTAEVTVNYLDKNTGDKLAEPSTIVANVGDTVNILNSSSQITTTSNYDENYGAPKISGYDYVSATPLEVANNSSNNVINIYYQTQKYTTVNKDDHGNTLSSTDGYKLISTTQNSSSEIVDNVSVTNNITTNIWHKPVNTIVNQDDTGTPLTDTSGLKLMSSTTSTPDATTGDTTTTVIWHKPVTINASKIVNLDENGNELTDTEGYVHSEQIRTPMVTSSVALNGDITNLTTNYLIWHKVVTKTVNVIRNIDENGKELLNTKGYDKVSQSEKSAHSTAENGDITVTKTLTIQWNKQNLPQKITQSIDKKVEIPSSEAQPAQQTPASSSTQTVGAGPQKSVKKTSQSTKSSKANSTQKRTTPKSSEPSSAVKVEKQTKVQKVKNSAHLNSKPEMTEHQKLMKVLKVESAGAGGAIGGMVISGVLWTLIQKFLPAGLFAFIIGGKRRKKKDEEDK from the coding sequence ATGAATCCGAGTTTGACAAAAAAAGAAAATAAAAACAGACGACGGGCGAAAATTTTTGTCGGTTTTTTAGTCAGCACGAGTATTCTTGGAGGGATTAGTCTAGTTCCCATTTATGATGGAAAAAATATTGTCTTTGCCGCCAGCCAAATAGGCTCAGAACTTCCAACTTTGCAAACAGGTGAAAAAATTGATAGTGCAACGCATGATTACAATTCTGCAGATATTTCAAACGGCGACTCTTGGACAACAGCGGGTACAGCTTCCCCAACTTCTCCTAATCAGCTTTTTTCGACAACTTTGGTTAATAATAGTCTATCTTCTGCAGGCTTTGCTCTGTTTAAAGGAACGCTAGATATGACAAAGCCCGTCAGTTTTTCGGGTAATTTTCAGATTCAAGGGACAAGCTTAGAAGTTGGGGATTCTCTCGGTTTCATTTTGACACCACTTGACGTGAGTAGTATTCAAACTGGTCAAACAGGGTCAAGACTTGGTCTGGGTGGTCTAGCTAATTCAACTTTTTTAGGGCGTGATTTATATTATAACACAGGAGGGAGTGGCGACATTTTCGATGAAAACCCAACAAATGCGTGGTTTTCTGGTGCATCAAATGCCGTAGTCATTCGTTCGACCGACAGCACAGGCAATCTGGAATATTCCGATGGTAAGACAGGCTCGTACCCTGTTGCTTCGGCACCAGACAAAGGTGTAGATGGGAATATCAATGAGACGATGGGCTTTGAGTGGACACCGACAGCAACAGATTCTTCAGGTGTTACAGGAATTTTGAAATATACATTAATTCCAGCAGATGGTAGCCCCTCTGTCAGCCTTGAAAAAACAATGACTGTTGCGTCCTCACTGTCACTAGGGGTTATTGGAGCAACGGGTGGCAATACAGGTGTTCTAACCTACAGCAATAATGGAAGTACCTTTACCGCATCAAAAGGAACGGCTGAAGTTACTGTTAATTATTTGGACAAAAATACTGGAGATAAACTAGCTGAACCATCTACCATTGTGGCAAATGTTGGGGATACTGTAAATATTTTAAATTCTTCAAGTCAAATAACTACAACTTCTAATTATGACGAAAATTATGGAGCGCCAAAGATTAGTGGATATGATTATGTAAGTGCTACGCCACTTGAAGTCGCTAATAATAGCTCTAATAATGTAATCAATATTTATTATCAAACTCAAAAATATACAACAGTCAATAAGGACGACCACGGCAACACCTTAAGCTCAACTGACGGTTACAAACTGATTTCAACAACACAAAACTCAAGCTCAGAAATCGTGGATAATGTTTCTGTGACCAATAACATCACTACGAATATTTGGCATAAACCCGTCAACACGATAGTCAACCAAGATGACACAGGCACCCCCCTGACTGACACCAGTGGTTTAAAATTAATGAGCAGTACAACAAGTACGCCAGATGCGACCACTGGAGATACCACGACGACAGTTATTTGGCATAAACCCGTCACAATCAACGCTAGCAAGATAGTAAATCTTGATGAGAACGGCAATGAATTGACAGATACTGAAGGTTATGTTCACTCAGAACAAATAAGAACTCCCATGGTAACTTCAAGTGTTGCCCTAAACGGAGATATCACAAACCTTACAACAAATTATTTGATTTGGCATAAAGTAGTGACAAAAACTGTTAATGTGATTCGAAACATTGATGAGAATGGGAAAGAGCTTTTGAATACGAAAGGTTATGATAAAGTTTCTCAATCAGAAAAGAGTGCCCACTCTACTGCTGAAAACGGGGATATTACAGTCACCAAAACATTAACGATTCAGTGGAATAAACAAAATTTACCACAAAAAATTACTCAATCCATTGATAAAAAAGTAGAAATACCATCGTCAGAAGCTCAACCTGCACAGCAAACACCAGCTTCATCAAGCACGCAAACAGTAGGAGCAGGCCCACAAAAATCCGTAAAAAAGACAAGTCAGTCTACCAAGAGTTCAAAAGCAAATAGCACACAAAAAAGAACAACACCAAAAAGTTCAGAGCCAAGCTCAGCAGTAAAAGTTGAAAAACAAACCAAAGTTCAAAAGGTCAAAAACTCCGCTCATCTCAATTCAAAGCCAGAAATGACAGAGCATCAAAAGTTGATGAAAGTGCTTAAAGTTGAGAGTGCAGGCGCTGGGGGAGCAATTGGTGGAATGGTAATTTCAGGAGTTCTTTGGACACTGATTCAAAAATTCTTGCCAGCTGGTTTATTTGCCTTCATTATCGGAGGAAAAAGACGCAAGAAAAAGGATGAGGAGGATAAATAA
- a CDS encoding GNAT family N-acetyltransferase, whose amino-acid sequence MTEITYNQITLNDIDDVMEIERLTFSENEALTLESMIERINQIPDTFIVARNSEGRLVGYIVGPVTENRYLSDDCFEHTDPNPFSSGFQKVISLTVNPDYQKLGIATKLLLLLEKEARSKGRLGISLTCHDYLIPYYEKHGFTNEGLSESQLGGETWYNMVMEF is encoded by the coding sequence ATGACTGAAATTACTTACAATCAAATTACTCTAAATGATATAGATGATGTTATGGAGATTGAACGATTAACTTTCTCAGAAAATGAAGCACTCACTTTAGAATCAATGATTGAACGAATCAATCAAATTCCAGATACTTTCATTGTAGCTCGAAACAGCGAAGGACGACTTGTAGGCTACATCGTTGGGCCAGTCACTGAAAATCGCTATTTGAGTGATGATTGCTTTGAACATACCGACCCAAATCCTTTTTCTTCTGGTTTTCAAAAGGTGATTAGCCTGACTGTTAATCCTGATTATCAAAAACTAGGGATTGCAACGAAGCTTTTACTTTTGCTCGAAAAAGAAGCCCGTTCTAAAGGACGTTTAGGGATTAGTTTGACTTGCCATGATTATTTGATTCCTTATTATGAAAAGCATGGTTTTACTAATGAGGGGCTCTCAGAGTCCCAGCTCGGTGGCGAAACTTGGTATAACATGGTGATGGAATTTTGA
- a CDS encoding DUF1048 domain-containing protein: MTTFEKIFGALEEKKEWRQLQARAKALPPEFFSAYKALTKYLFNMGLSDWHIFGDILDLFENAVANERTVVEVLGADIATFADELLLDNKNDWREKHRQKLNAYFANK, translated from the coding sequence ATGACAACTTTTGAAAAAATCTTTGGCGCTTTGGAAGAGAAAAAAGAGTGGCGACAACTCCAAGCGCGTGCCAAAGCCTTGCCACCCGAATTTTTCAGCGCCTACAAAGCCCTTACAAAATATCTTTTTAATATGGGCTTGTCAGATTGGCACATTTTTGGCGACATTTTGGATTTATTTGAAAATGCTGTGGCAAATGAGCGGACAGTAGTAGAAGTTTTAGGTGCAGATATCGCCACATTTGCTGACGAATTGCTACTTGATAATAAAAATGACTGGCGAGAAAAACACCGTCAAAAACTTAATGCTTATTTTGCTAACAAATGA
- a CDS encoding DUF1048 domain-containing protein: MTEQRNIFDRMLGLEEKRTFREFEVRAKALGADYYEDYVQLKDYIWLSGATRWKDFKFIFDQILDLLEECAVQKRQLTDLIGADVAAFIDQMIESKSWEDKQRRKLNKAVKK; the protein is encoded by the coding sequence ATGACTGAGCAAAGAAATATTTTTGACAGAATGCTTGGCTTAGAAGAAAAACGGACTTTTCGTGAATTTGAAGTCCGTGCCAAAGCACTGGGAGCTGATTATTATGAAGATTATGTTCAGCTTAAAGATTATATTTGGCTTTCTGGAGCGACAAGATGGAAAGATTTCAAATTTATTTTCGATCAAATCTTGGACTTACTTGAAGAATGTGCCGTACAAAAACGTCAGTTGACCGATTTGATAGGGGCGGACGTAGCTGCTTTTATTGACCAAATGATTGAAAGTAAAAGTTGGGAAGATAAGCAAAGAAGAAAATTAAATAAGGCGGTGAAAAAATGA
- a CDS encoding PadR family transcriptional regulator, translated as MNQITEMLKGVLEGSVLEIIGQGETYGYEITQKLKTLGFEDVVEGTVYTITMRLEKKQLVEIEKKPSTMGPSRKWYRLSPAGEIERQKFWKKWSFIAERLEVLRKQENLEGNHD; from the coding sequence ATGAACCAAATCACAGAAATGCTCAAAGGAGTTTTGGAAGGAAGTGTTCTTGAAATCATTGGGCAAGGCGAAACGTACGGTTATGAAATCACTCAGAAACTAAAGACACTTGGTTTTGAAGATGTGGTTGAAGGAACGGTCTATACTATTACTATGAGACTTGAAAAAAAGCAGCTCGTTGAGATTGAAAAAAAGCCTTCAACAATGGGGCCATCTAGAAAATGGTATCGCTTGAGTCCGGCAGGAGAAATCGAGCGCCAAAAGTTTTGGAAAAAATGGAGTTTTATCGCAGAACGTTTAGAAGTCTTACGCAAGCAAGAAAATTTGGAGGGAAATCATGACTGA
- a CDS encoding pyridoxamine 5'-phosphate oxidase family protein, which translates to MYFKRFAQLFIIFLIALAAFTVILETNFGNFWLRFFLGVLVAYIVLTLPLVLLTIAKANKKANAVGVASPKSEFSLILKDFPGYLALSVSSGQGKSSTTIMSFIQAHNAENQLYMVAEKTTTKVQNLKQNSAVSFTTWFDNLEKGGRLSSNRVTAEILEDVEAKAIVKIEPLILSLHENAGNMSIIRLNIHSALYENFKGQLTVINFEKERTTKNR; encoded by the coding sequence ATGTACTTTAAACGCTTTGCACAGTTGTTTATTATTTTTTTAATCGCCCTTGCAGCTTTTACTGTGATTTTAGAGACAAATTTTGGTAATTTTTGGCTACGATTTTTTCTCGGAGTGCTGGTGGCTTACATCGTTCTTACTCTTCCCCTAGTGTTATTGACGATTGCTAAAGCAAATAAAAAAGCAAATGCCGTGGGAGTAGCTAGTCCAAAGAGCGAATTTTCTCTTATTTTAAAAGATTTTCCAGGTTACCTTGCTTTGAGTGTGTCTAGTGGTCAAGGTAAAAGTTCAACAACAATTATGAGCTTTATTCAAGCTCATAATGCAGAAAACCAGCTCTATATGGTAGCAGAAAAGACTACTACCAAAGTGCAAAATCTTAAGCAAAATTCCGCAGTAAGTTTTACAACTTGGTTTGACAATTTAGAAAAAGGTGGTCGTCTTTCCTCGAACCGTGTCACTGCCGAAATTCTAGAAGACGTCGAGGCTAAAGCAATCGTCAAAATCGAACCTTTGATTTTATCCCTCCATGAAAATGCGGGGAATATGTCCATTATTCGTTTGAATATCCACTCCGCTCTCTATGAAAATTTCAAAGGACAACTGACCGTTATCAATTTTGAGAAAGAAAGAACTACCAAAAACAGGTAG
- a CDS encoding PIN/TRAM domain-containing protein — protein MRRWIIHLVMAVIGASLGITVVPSILKMFSWDKGILQYEVVDGIIGAIIFIILSFVFAGSILKGLRQIDSKISKMNMSKMVFNIIGIVLGLLVGVIGSIPLRFLNVPILGNIISFLFVLVMIYLGYVLFDRRGDEIAKVFFRKRREVLATEAPATPDQPVNEIKTEKSVLLDTSSIIDGRILDVLKTGFISDKVIVPNFVILELQLISDSSDPLKRAKGRRGLDLVNELTNFEQVEISQVDFTDVREVDTKLLKYASSTGAKLVTNDFNLNKVAEIQGVQVLNINDLANAVKTQLVVGEHINVQIIRAGSERQQGVAYLPDGTMIVIEDAAKLTEKTVTVEVAKVLQTSAGRMIFADLVKK, from the coding sequence ATGCGTCGTTGGATTATTCATCTAGTTATGGCTGTTATTGGAGCATCATTAGGCATCACTGTTGTACCATCCATTCTAAAAATGTTTAGTTGGGACAAGGGGATTCTACAATACGAAGTTGTTGACGGTATCATTGGTGCAATTATTTTTATTATTCTTTCATTTGTGTTTGCTGGCTCAATACTTAAAGGACTGAGACAGATCGACTCTAAAATCTCTAAAATGAATATGTCGAAAATGGTTTTCAATATCATTGGGATTGTTTTGGGACTTTTAGTAGGGGTTATCGGAAGTATCCCATTAAGATTTTTAAACGTTCCAATTTTGGGGAACATCATCTCATTTTTATTTGTTTTGGTCATGATTTATCTCGGCTACGTCCTGTTTGACCGACGCGGTGATGAGATTGCAAAAGTTTTCTTTCGTAAACGCCGAGAAGTGTTGGCCACTGAGGCACCAGCAACTCCGGATCAGCCAGTGAATGAAATAAAGACAGAAAAAAGTGTTCTATTAGATACAAGTTCAATTATTGATGGACGAATTTTAGATGTCCTCAAAACAGGATTTATTTCTGACAAGGTAATTGTTCCTAACTTTGTGATTTTAGAATTGCAGCTTATCTCAGACAGCTCAGATCCCCTTAAAAGAGCAAAAGGGCGCCGTGGCCTTGATTTAGTGAATGAGTTGACCAATTTTGAACAAGTAGAAATCTCACAAGTGGATTTCACAGATGTTCGAGAAGTTGATACAAAGTTGCTCAAATATGCCAGCAGTACAGGAGCGAAATTAGTCACTAATGATTTCAACCTCAACAAAGTTGCAGAAATTCAAGGCGTCCAAGTTTTAAACATCAACGACTTGGCAAATGCAGTTAAAACCCAGCTTGTTGTCGGCGAACACATCAATGTTCAAATTATCCGTGCAGGATCAGAGCGCCAACAAGGTGTTGCCTATCTGCCAGATGGTACAATGATTGTCATCGAAGATGCAGCGAAATTGACCGAAAAAACCGTCACGGTAGAAGTGGCAAAAGTCTTGCAAACCAGTGCAGGTCGCATGATTTTTGCTGACTTGGTCAAAAAATAA
- the radA gene encoding DNA repair protein RadA produces MAKKKSSFICQNCDYKSASYLGRCPNCGEWSSFVEEVEVQEVKNQRISMTGERSKPMKLDEVELFDTPRIETDLDEFNRVLGGGVVPGSLVLIGGDPGIGKSTLLLQVSTQLASRGRVLYVSGEESAQQIKLRAERLGDIDRDFYLYAETNMQSIRAEVERLKPNFLIIDSIQTIMTPEIQSTQGSVSQVREVTGELMQIAKTNNIATFIVGHVTKEGQLAGPRMLEHMVDTVLYFEGERNNTFRILRAVKNRFGSTNEIGIFEMQGHGLVEVTNPSEVFLEERLEGSTGSAIVCALEGTRPILVEIQALTTPTMFGNAKRTTSGLDFNRVSLIMAVLEKRAGLLLQNQDAYLKSAGGVKLDEPAIDLAVAVAVASSYKELPTDARECFIGEIGLTGEIRRVTRIEQRLNEAAKLGFKKVYAPKNSISGIEIPENLVVIGVTTLTECLKKVFG; encoded by the coding sequence ATGGCAAAGAAAAAATCATCCTTTATTTGTCAAAATTGTGACTATAAATCAGCCTCATATCTCGGACGCTGTCCAAACTGTGGAGAGTGGTCTTCCTTCGTTGAGGAAGTGGAAGTTCAAGAAGTGAAGAACCAACGCATCTCAATGACCGGAGAACGCTCAAAACCCATGAAACTGGACGAAGTCGAACTTTTTGACACACCCAGAATCGAAACAGACCTTGACGAATTCAATCGCGTATTAGGTGGTGGTGTTGTCCCAGGCTCCCTTGTTTTAATTGGAGGTGATCCAGGTATTGGTAAATCCACCTTGCTCTTGCAAGTATCCACCCAGCTTGCCTCACGAGGTCGTGTGCTTTATGTGTCTGGTGAAGAATCTGCCCAACAAATCAAGCTCCGCGCAGAACGTTTAGGCGATATTGACCGCGACTTTTACCTTTATGCTGAAACCAATATGCAGTCCATCCGCGCAGAAGTCGAACGGTTGAAACCCAATTTCTTGATTATTGACTCAATTCAAACCATTATGACGCCAGAAATCCAGTCCACACAAGGTTCAGTCAGTCAAGTGCGCGAGGTAACTGGTGAATTAATGCAAATTGCCAAAACAAATAATATTGCCACGTTCATCGTAGGTCACGTAACCAAAGAAGGTCAACTTGCTGGCCCTCGGATGCTAGAACATATGGTGGATACTGTTCTTTATTTTGAAGGAGAGCGAAACAATACTTTCCGAATCTTGCGAGCCGTCAAAAATCGTTTTGGTTCAACAAATGAAATTGGGATTTTTGAGATGCAAGGGCATGGACTAGTCGAAGTAACCAACCCCTCAGAAGTGTTTTTAGAGGAGCGCCTAGAAGGTTCAACCGGTTCAGCTATCGTTTGTGCACTAGAAGGCACACGACCTATCTTGGTTGAAATTCAAGCCTTGACAACTCCGACAATGTTTGGAAATGCCAAAAGGACTACTTCCGGTCTCGATTTCAACCGAGTGAGCTTGATTATGGCTGTTCTTGAAAAAAGAGCAGGCTTATTGCTGCAAAATCAAGATGCCTATCTCAAATCTGCGGGAGGCGTCAAATTAGACGAACCAGCAATCGATCTTGCTGTCGCCGTTGCCGTTGCCTCAAGCTACAAAGAACTCCCGACAGATGCGCGTGAGTGTTTTATCGGAGAGATTGGCTTGACTGGCGAAATTCGGCGGGTCACTCGTATTGAACAGCGTTTAAACGAAGCAGCAAAATTAGGCTTTAAAAAAGTCTATGCCCCTAAAAATTCCATATCAGGAATTGAAATTCCTGAAAATCTTGTAGTGATTGGTGTAACAACCCTAACAGAGTGTTTAAAAAAAGTTTTTGGCTAA
- the rplQ gene encoding 50S ribosomal protein L17 yields MSNRKLGRTSSQRKAMLRDLTTDLIINETIVTTEARAKEVRRTVEKMITLGKKGDLSARRAAAAYVRNEIAIKDFNEETETFPTALQKLFSDLAKRYEGRNGGYTRILKVEPRRGDAAPMAIIELV; encoded by the coding sequence ATGAGCAATCGTAAACTTGGACGTACATCTTCACAACGTAAAGCTATGCTTCGTGATTTGACTACTGACTTGATTATCAACGAAACAATCGTTACAACTGAAGCTCGTGCTAAAGAAGTTCGTCGTACAGTAGAAAAAATGATTACGCTTGGTAAAAAAGGTGATCTTTCAGCTCGTCGTGCAGCAGCAGCTTACGTACGTAACGAAATCGCAATCAAAGATTTCAACGAAGAAACTGAAACTTTCCCAACTGCGCTTCAAAAATTGTTCAGCGATCTTGCTAAACGCTATGAAGGACGTAACGGTGGTTACACTCGTATCCTTAAAGTAGAACCACGTCGTGGTGATGCAGCGCCTATGGCAATCATTGAATTGGTTTAA
- a CDS encoding DNA-directed RNA polymerase subunit alpha, with the protein MIEFEKPKITKFDESENYGKFVVEPLERGYGTTLGNSLRRVLLSSLPGAAVTSIQIEGVQHEFATIPGVREDVIQIVLAVKGIAIKSYVESEKQIELDVTGPMDVTAGDILTDSDIEIVNKDHYLFSIAEGHSMRAVMTVKKGYGYVPADENKVDGAPIGTIAVDSLYTPVSKVNYQVEPARVGGDSSYDKLTLEITTNGTIVADDALSLSAKILTDHLGLFVDLSEVAAEAETLVVKDEVKTERVLDKIIEEMDFSVRAYNGLKRAGINTVADIVEMSEADMIKVKNLGHKSVEEVKVKLTELGLSLKKRK; encoded by the coding sequence ATGATTGAGTTTGAAAAACCAAAAATTACTAAATTTGACGAATCAGAAAATTACGGTAAATTCGTTGTTGAACCACTTGAACGTGGTTATGGTACAACTTTAGGTAACTCTCTGCGTCGCGTCCTTTTGTCATCACTTCCTGGTGCTGCTGTGACTTCAATTCAAATTGAAGGTGTTCAACACGAATTCGCAACAATCCCTGGCGTACGTGAAGATGTCATCCAAATCGTTCTTGCGGTTAAAGGAATTGCCATCAAATCATACGTAGAGTCTGAAAAACAAATTGAACTTGACGTAACTGGCCCTATGGATGTTACTGCTGGTGATATCTTAACGGATAGCGACATTGAAATTGTCAACAAAGACCATTACTTGTTCTCTATTGCTGAAGGTCACTCAATGCGTGCTGTAATGACTGTTAAAAAAGGATACGGCTATGTTCCAGCCGACGAAAATAAAGTCGATGGAGCGCCTATTGGCACAATTGCTGTAGACTCACTTTACACACCAGTAAGCAAAGTGAATTATCAAGTAGAACCTGCCCGTGTTGGTGGAGATTCTAGCTACGATAAATTAACACTTGAAATTACTACAAACGGTACTATCGTTGCTGATGATGCTTTGTCACTCTCTGCAAAAATCTTGACAGACCACTTAGGCTTGTTTGTTGATTTATCAGAAGTTGCTGCTGAAGCTGAAACACTCGTTGTTAAAGACGAAGTGAAAACAGAACGTGTGCTCGATAAAATTATTGAAGAAATGGACTTCTCAGTTCGTGCCTACAATGGTTTGAAACGTGCAGGTATCAACACTGTTGCTGATATTGTTGAAATGAGCGAAGCTGACATGATTAAAGTCAAAAACCTCGGTCACAAATCAGTAGAAGAAGTCAAAGTTAAATTGACTGAATTGGGACTTTCCCTTAAAAAAAGAAAATAA
- the rpsK gene encoding 30S ribosomal protein S11, whose protein sequence is MPKITRKRRVKKNIESGIVHIQSTFNNTIVMITDVHGNALAWSSAGALGFKGSKKSTPFAAQMASEAAAKAAQEQGLKTVSVTVKGPGSGRESAIRALAAAGLNVTSISDVTPVPHNGARPPKRRRV, encoded by the coding sequence ATGCCAAAAATTACACGTAAACGTCGTGTTAAAAAGAATATTGAATCAGGTATCGTTCATATCCAATCAACATTCAACAACACAATCGTTATGATCACAGACGTTCATGGTAACGCCCTTGCATGGTCTTCAGCCGGTGCACTTGGTTTCAAAGGTTCTAAAAAATCTACACCATTCGCCGCTCAAATGGCTTCAGAAGCTGCTGCTAAAGCTGCTCAAGAGCAAGGTTTGAAAACTGTATCAGTTACTGTTAAAGGTCCTGGTTCAGGTCGTGAATCAGCTATTCGCGCACTCGCAGCAGCTGGTCTTAATGTAACATCTATCAGTGATGTGACTCCTGTACCTCACAATGGTGCACGTCCTCCAAAACGTCGTCGTGTATAA
- the rpsM gene encoding 30S ribosomal protein S13: MARFAGVDIPNEKRIVISLTYVYGVGLQTSKKVLAAASVSEDIRTKDLTSDQEDAIRRELDGLKLEGDLRREVSLNIKRLMEIGSYRGMRHRRGLPTRGQNTKNNARTRKGPAKSIAGKKK, translated from the coding sequence ATGGCTCGTTTTGCTGGAGTTGATATTCCAAACGAAAAACGCATTGTTATTTCATTGACATACGTTTACGGTGTTGGACTTCAAACATCTAAAAAAGTACTTGCAGCTGCAAGTGTTTCAGAAGATATTCGTACAAAAGATTTGACATCTGATCAAGAAGATGCGATTCGTCGTGAACTTGATGGACTCAAACTTGAAGGAGATCTTCGTCGCGAAGTGTCACTTAACATCAAACGTTTGATGGAAATTGGTTCTTACCGTGGTATGCGTCACCGTCGTGGACTTCCTACACGTGGACAAAACACTAAGAACAACGCTCGTACACGTAAAGGTCCTGCTAAATCAATCGCAGGCAAGAAAAAATAA
- the rpmJ gene encoding 50S ribosomal protein L36, whose protein sequence is MKVRPSVKPICEYCKVIRRNGRVMVICPVNPKHKQRQG, encoded by the coding sequence ATGAAAGTAAGACCATCAGTTAAACCAATCTGCGAATACTGTAAAGTAATTCGTCGTAACGGTCGTGTAATGGTAATTTGCCCTGTAAATCCAAAACACAAACAACGTCAGGGATAG
- the infA gene encoding translation initiation factor IF-1 has product MAKDDVIEVDGKVVDTMPNAMFTVELENGHQVLATISGKIRKNYIRILPGDKVQVELSPYDLTRGRITYRFK; this is encoded by the coding sequence TTGGCAAAAGATGATGTAATTGAAGTAGACGGCAAAGTCGTTGATACAATGCCGAATGCTATGTTCACTGTTGAACTCGAAAATGGTCACCAAGTCTTGGCGACGATTTCAGGAAAAATTCGTAAGAATTATATCCGTATCTTGCCTGGGGACAAGGTTCAAGTTGAACTCTCACCATACGATTTGACACGAGGACGCATTACTTACCGCTTTAAGTAA
- a CDS encoding adenylate kinase, which yields MNLLIMGLPGAGKGTQAEFIVKNYGVNHISTGDMFRAAMKNETEMGKLAKSFIDKGELVPDEVTNGIVKERLAQDDIKAHGFLLDGYPRTIDQAYALDKMLGELEIKLDAVVNIKVNPDILVDRLSGRYICRNCGATYHKIFNPTKVEGTCDVCGSHDLYQRADDVPETVKNRLDVNIKESAPIIAHYTELGLVKDIEGEQEISKVTEDIKKVLG from the coding sequence ATGAATTTGTTAATTATGGGACTTCCAGGTGCTGGTAAAGGAACACAAGCAGAATTTATCGTTAAAAATTATGGTGTAAACCATATTTCAACAGGTGATATGTTCCGCGCAGCGATGAAAAATGAAACAGAAATGGGCAAACTTGCTAAATCTTTCATTGACAAAGGTGAGCTTGTTCCTGACGAAGTGACAAATGGTATTGTTAAAGAACGTTTGGCTCAAGATGACATCAAAGCACATGGTTTCTTGCTTGATGGCTACCCACGTACGATTGATCAAGCCTATGCTCTTGACAAAATGCTTGGTGAGCTTGAGATTAAACTTGATGCAGTAGTTAATATTAAAGTTAATCCAGACATTTTGGTTGACCGCTTGAGTGGCCGTTATATCTGCCGCAATTGTGGGGCGACATATCATAAAATTTTCAATCCAACGAAAGTTGAAGGCACTTGTGATGTTTGTGGTAGCCATGATCTTTACCAACGTGCTGACGATGTTCCAGAAACAGTAAAAAATCGTCTTGACGTCAACATCAAAGAATCTGCACCAATCATTGCACATTATACTGAACTTGGATTGGTTAAAGATATTGAAGGTGAGCAAGAAATTAGTAAAGTCACTGAAGATATTAAAAAAGTATTGGGTTAA